Proteins found in one Thermoflexus sp. genomic segment:
- a CDS encoding DeoR/GlpR family DNA-binding transcription regulator — MVRFPHERRQAILRILEEEGRVSVADLSRRFALSEVTIRKDLAWLEAQGLLIRTHGGALPADRNPAELAFEVRERLNREEKLRIGQAAASLVQDGDSIALDASTTAMYLARFLRDRRELTVVTNGIRVAMEFAGRSGITVLMPGGTLRWEAFSLVGAWGEDILRRIHIQKAFVGAKGLTLEEGLTDVNPEEVRLKSAIVEAAKEVIAIVDHTKWGRVAFATFCPLDRVRLVITDNQAPPDMVEAVRERGVEVWLV, encoded by the coding sequence ATGGTCCGCTTCCCCCATGAGCGTCGGCAGGCGATCCTGCGGATCCTGGAGGAGGAGGGCCGGGTGTCGGTAGCGGATCTGAGCCGTCGGTTTGCCCTGTCCGAGGTGACGATCCGCAAAGATCTGGCCTGGCTCGAGGCCCAGGGTTTGCTGATCCGCACCCATGGGGGGGCGCTGCCGGCCGATCGCAATCCGGCGGAGCTTGCCTTCGAAGTGCGGGAGCGGCTGAACCGGGAGGAAAAGCTGCGGATCGGTCAGGCGGCGGCCTCCCTGGTGCAGGATGGGGATAGCATTGCTCTGGATGCCAGCACGACGGCGATGTATCTGGCCCGCTTCCTCCGGGATCGCCGGGAGCTTACGGTTGTGACCAATGGCATTCGGGTGGCGATGGAATTCGCTGGCCGGTCGGGCATTACGGTGCTGATGCCTGGGGGCACGCTGCGCTGGGAGGCCTTCTCGCTGGTGGGAGCATGGGGCGAGGACATCCTGCGGCGGATTCACATTCAGAAAGCTTTCGTCGGGGCGAAGGGTTTGACCCTGGAGGAAGGGCTGACCGATGTGAACCCGGAGGAGGTTCGTCTGAAATCCGCCATTGTGGAGGCCGCTAAGGAAGTTATCGCCATTGTGGATCATACGAAATGGGGTCGTGTCGCATTCGCCACGTTCTGTCCTCTGGATCGGGTCCGGCTGGTGATCACGGACAACCAAGCGCCCCCGGATATGGTGGAAGCTGTTCGAGAGCGCGGCGTGGAAGTCTGGCTGGTCTGA
- a CDS encoding substrate-binding domain-containing protein, translated as MKRLLPLLVVGMILAVILAQCAPTPTPSPTPPPAARPTATAPAPAAAPSPTAAPARKFVIYHVPKAVGIDYFKSANQGMEEAARELGDVELHYEGSINASAEEQIKVLEDIITKKPHALIVSANDPQALVPVLKRAREAGITVVTYDADVLPEARVFFVNQATFEGIGKALIDEAAKQVGPEAKIAIISTFPTAPNQSRWVEEMKKYMAKAYPKMQLVDIRYGEDDQAKSRQQATDLITAHPDVQFLIVPTSVGCPGVADALEAAGKVGQIKMTCLATPNGMRAYVKRGTLEAFYLWNVVDLGYLAMYVTHGLLTGEIKPTDKKVKAGRLGEREVGPDNVILLGPPFRFDKNNIDQFNF; from the coding sequence ATGAAGCGTTTGTTGCCTTTGCTGGTCGTGGGGATGATACTGGCGGTGATTCTAGCCCAGTGCGCGCCGACTCCCACACCGTCGCCGACGCCACCGCCCGCGGCGCGGCCGACGGCGACCGCCCCTGCTCCAGCCGCGGCCCCCTCGCCGACGGCTGCCCCGGCCCGGAAGTTCGTGATTTACCATGTGCCCAAGGCCGTGGGCATTGACTACTTCAAGTCGGCCAACCAGGGCATGGAGGAAGCGGCGAGGGAGTTGGGGGATGTCGAGCTCCACTATGAGGGCTCCATCAACGCCAGTGCCGAGGAGCAGATCAAGGTGCTGGAGGACATCATCACCAAGAAGCCTCATGCCCTCATCGTTTCTGCCAATGATCCCCAGGCCCTTGTCCCTGTGCTCAAGCGGGCCCGCGAGGCCGGTATCACGGTGGTCACATATGATGCCGATGTATTGCCAGAGGCTCGGGTTTTCTTCGTCAACCAAGCGACCTTTGAGGGGATCGGCAAAGCCCTGATCGATGAGGCGGCTAAGCAGGTCGGGCCGGAGGCCAAGATCGCCATCATCTCCACCTTCCCCACGGCCCCGAACCAGAGCCGCTGGGTGGAGGAGATGAAGAAGTATATGGCCAAGGCCTATCCCAAGATGCAGCTGGTGGACATCCGCTACGGGGAGGACGATCAGGCCAAGAGCCGTCAGCAGGCTACGGACCTGATCACTGCTCACCCGGATGTCCAGTTCCTCATCGTCCCGACTTCGGTGGGCTGCCCGGGCGTGGCGGATGCCCTGGAGGCCGCTGGGAAGGTGGGCCAGATCAAAATGACATGCCTGGCGACCCCGAACGGGATGCGAGCCTATGTCAAGCGGGGCACCCTGGAGGCGTTCTATCTGTGGAACGTGGTGGATCTGGGTTATCTGGCGATGTATGTGACCCACGGCTTGCTGACCGGCGAGATCAAGCCGACGGACAAGAAGGTGAAAGCCGGCCGGCTCGGCGAGCGGGAGGTGGGGCCGGATAACGTGATCCTGCTCGGTCCACCTTTCCGCTTCGACAAGAACAACATCGATCAGTTCAATTTCTGA
- a CDS encoding ABC transporter permease yields MRWRGREPFLLIMNGLLMAVLTATTPFLLRRDAGGAMTLDLSALRLLLDNYAATFIGAVGMTLVILSGQIDLSVGSALALCAVIAAQVSQMGWPLPLAFLAPIMVGTLIGLVNGTIVAYGRIHAILVTLGMMTILRGLVVHLVPAGWVATSDAFKAVGLARPLEISTSIWIAGVFALIVAFLMRYTRWGREIYAVGSNPQAATITGIHPHRIWFSVLLFNGFTIGLASAVHASRFGVIQNNIGQGFELLLITAVVIGGTSIFGGYGSVWGTLLGVLFLALVRSALIYFRIPALWEQAVYGAFLLFAVGLDIARTRAWSRALRGGAT; encoded by the coding sequence GTGAGGTGGAGGGGGCGGGAGCCGTTTTTGTTGATCATGAACGGACTGTTGATGGCCGTCCTGACGGCCACCACCCCGTTCCTGCTGCGTCGGGATGCGGGAGGAGCCATGACCCTGGATCTGAGTGCCCTTCGGCTTTTGCTGGATAACTACGCGGCGACGTTCATCGGCGCAGTGGGGATGACACTGGTGATCCTATCTGGGCAGATTGATCTCTCAGTGGGCTCCGCTCTGGCGCTTTGCGCGGTGATCGCGGCTCAGGTCTCCCAGATGGGGTGGCCGCTCCCCCTGGCTTTCCTGGCGCCCATCATGGTGGGCACGCTGATCGGGCTGGTGAACGGGACCATTGTGGCCTATGGCCGGATCCACGCCATCTTGGTCACCCTGGGGATGATGACCATCCTCCGCGGTCTGGTGGTCCATCTGGTTCCGGCGGGGTGGGTGGCGACCAGCGATGCCTTCAAAGCGGTGGGGCTGGCGCGACCGCTGGAGATTTCCACCTCGATTTGGATCGCGGGGGTGTTTGCTCTGATTGTTGCGTTTCTGATGCGCTACACCCGATGGGGGCGGGAAATCTACGCCGTGGGGAGCAATCCTCAGGCCGCGACCATCACTGGCATCCACCCTCATCGGATCTGGTTCTCGGTCCTTCTGTTCAACGGATTTACGATCGGGCTGGCCAGCGCGGTCCACGCCTCTCGTTTCGGGGTGATTCAGAACAACATCGGGCAGGGGTTTGAGTTGCTATTGATCACAGCGGTGGTGATTGGGGGAACCAGCATTTTCGGGGGGTATGGAAGCGTCTGGGGAACCCTGTTGGGCGTACTGTTCTTGGCGCTCGTCCGCTCGGCGTTGATCTATTTCCGCATCCCAGCCCTCTGGGAGCAGGCTGTGTATGGAGCCTTTCTCCTGTTCGCCGTTGGCCTCGATATCGCCCGGACGCGAGCCTGGTCCCGGGCCTTGCGAGGAGGGGCCACATGA
- a CDS encoding glycosyltransferase family 1 protein — MILFDGRVINDRFPGVGRYAYRLLEAILAVEPELEVVLLYTPALPNRRWDLGRLTGSPRLRLLTVPIPPFHPAEHSLIPWLLRRWPEALVHVPHYAVPAGLFLRPGPLIATLMDLTPLRLPEAWPVLQRAIYRLWHRLVLARARALFTLSEATRQDLQRFFGPIQPPVIITPAAADPGCTPRSPREVMAIRHRYGLPPSYALYVGINKPSKNLDRLVEAWRRVRPRLCSDGEPPLLLLAGPWDPRYPLRLGEGVRHLGMVPEEALPALYTGARLLIFPSLWEGFGLPVLEAMACGVPVACSDIPALREVAGEAARFFDPRDVESMARVIAEAWDHAEDPVWRARCQAQAARFSWEETARRTLETYRAVSGSRP; from the coding sequence ATGATCCTCTTCGACGGCCGGGTGATCAACGATCGGTTCCCGGGGGTCGGGCGCTATGCCTATCGTTTATTGGAGGCGATCCTGGCTGTGGAGCCGGAGCTGGAGGTCGTTCTGCTTTATACTCCGGCGCTGCCGAACCGGCGCTGGGATCTGGGGCGTCTCACGGGGTCGCCTCGCCTGCGCCTGCTCACTGTTCCGATCCCTCCGTTTCATCCGGCCGAACATAGCCTCATCCCCTGGTTGCTTCGGCGCTGGCCGGAGGCCCTGGTCCACGTTCCCCATTATGCGGTTCCTGCGGGCCTGTTCCTGCGACCCGGTCCTCTCATCGCGACCTTGATGGATCTGACCCCTCTGCGTCTTCCTGAGGCCTGGCCGGTCCTTCAACGGGCGATTTACCGGCTGTGGCATCGTCTGGTTCTCGCCCGGGCGCGGGCGCTCTTCACCCTTTCCGAAGCGACCCGCCAGGATCTCCAGCGCTTCTTCGGTCCTATCCAGCCGCCGGTGATCATCACTCCGGCCGCCGCGGATCCGGGATGCACCCCCCGTTCGCCCCGGGAGGTCATGGCGATCCGGCACCGCTACGGCCTTCCTCCATCTTATGCCCTTTACGTGGGCATCAACAAGCCATCGAAGAACCTGGATCGATTGGTGGAGGCCTGGCGGAGGGTTCGACCCCGATTGTGTTCCGATGGGGAGCCTCCCCTCCTGCTCCTGGCCGGGCCGTGGGATCCTCGATATCCCTTGCGGCTGGGGGAGGGCGTTCGACACCTGGGGATGGTTCCGGAGGAAGCGTTGCCTGCCCTCTACACCGGCGCGCGGCTCTTGATCTTCCCTTCGCTGTGGGAAGGATTTGGCCTGCCGGTTCTCGAGGCCATGGCCTGTGGCGTTCCGGTGGCGTGCTCCGACATCCCGGCGCTGCGAGAGGTGGCGGGGGAAGCCGCCCGGTTCTTTGACCCGCGAGACGTGGAATCGATGGCGCGGGTCATTGCGGAAGCCTGGGATCATGCGGAAGATCCGGTGTGGCGCGCGCGGTGTCAGGCGCAGGCCGCCCGGTTCTCCTGGGAAGAGACCGCGCGGCGCACCCTGGAAACCTATCGAGCGGTGAGCGGTTCGCGCCCCTGA
- a CDS encoding sensory rhodopsin transducer, whose protein sequence is MARRRSSKAHGHRVWYIPDGYLPPLTPGQADLVSHESLCLLNPSAKEAHITLTVYFEDREPIRGISLMLPPERTWHVRLDNPEHLGGHVLPRGVPYALKVESDVPIVVQLSRMDVTQPNLALMTTIGYPAG, encoded by the coding sequence ATGGCGCGGCGGCGTTCCTCGAAAGCCCATGGGCATCGCGTGTGGTATATCCCGGATGGGTATCTGCCGCCCCTGACCCCCGGGCAGGCCGATCTGGTCAGCCATGAATCTCTATGTCTTCTCAATCCCTCCGCAAAGGAAGCCCATATCACGCTGACAGTGTATTTCGAGGACCGGGAGCCGATTCGCGGGATTTCCCTCATGCTTCCCCCGGAGCGCACCTGGCATGTGCGCCTGGATAACCCCGAGCATCTGGGCGGTCATGTCCTTCCCCGAGGGGTTCCTTATGCCCTGAAGGTGGAAAGCGATGTGCCCATTGTTGTTCAGCTCTCGCGGATGGATGTCACTCAACCGAATCTCGCGCTGATGACCACGATAGGATACCCTGCGGGATAG
- a CDS encoding ABC transporter permease yields MRGMAGVLARGLTRERILLVIVVGLLVVIASLTPKFLTSTNLQITSRYLVEVGLVAIPMTMIILIRGIDISVGSIVALSTVVLGFSWSVYQVPMALAVLLALAVATLCGFLNGLAITRLRVPDLVVTLSTLAIYRGIAEGLGGGGRVYLYEDPLMRFLGEGQILGIPVGLFVFLPAVVAAGVMLDRSAWGRWLYAIGHNETAARFAGIRVDQIRLLVYTLSGLASGWSAVFLAGRLGTARATAGLGLEFEVITAVVVGGTAISGGEGSIWGSFLGVVMVTALRNGLNLIGVPSPIQAMIIGTLLILTVLVNENLRLRVRGWVRPVVPAPTPEAEPAHVANPSSSQERR; encoded by the coding sequence ATGAGGGGGATGGCGGGCGTTCTGGCCCGGGGGCTGACCCGTGAACGGATCTTGCTGGTCATTGTGGTGGGATTGTTGGTGGTCATTGCCAGTCTCACTCCCAAATTCCTGACATCCACGAATCTCCAGATCACCTCCCGTTATCTGGTGGAGGTGGGGCTGGTGGCCATCCCGATGACCATGATCATCCTGATCCGGGGAATTGATATCTCCGTCGGCTCGATTGTGGCCCTCTCCACTGTTGTCCTGGGGTTCTCCTGGAGCGTTTATCAGGTTCCGATGGCGTTGGCTGTTCTCCTTGCTCTGGCGGTGGCGACGCTTTGTGGCTTTCTGAACGGTCTGGCGATCACCCGGCTGCGCGTGCCGGATCTGGTGGTCACGCTATCCACGCTGGCGATCTACCGGGGGATTGCGGAAGGGCTGGGAGGGGGAGGGCGAGTCTATCTGTATGAGGATCCGCTCATGCGTTTCCTGGGCGAGGGGCAGATCCTGGGGATTCCCGTGGGGTTGTTTGTGTTCCTCCCCGCTGTGGTGGCCGCAGGGGTGATGCTCGATCGAAGCGCCTGGGGGCGATGGCTTTATGCGATCGGGCATAACGAGACGGCGGCTCGCTTCGCGGGAATCCGGGTGGATCAGATTCGATTGCTGGTTTATACCCTCTCGGGCCTGGCCAGTGGGTGGAGCGCTGTCTTCCTGGCAGGGCGGCTGGGGACTGCCCGGGCCACTGCCGGGCTGGGGCTGGAATTCGAAGTCATCACAGCGGTTGTGGTGGGAGGCACCGCCATTTCCGGGGGTGAGGGCAGCATCTGGGGAAGCTTCCTGGGTGTAGTTATGGTCACGGCGCTGCGCAACGGGTTGAATCTAATCGGCGTGCCCTCGCCGATCCAGGCGATGATCATCGGTACCCTGTTGATCCTGACCGTGCTGGTGAATGAGAACCTGCGGTTGCGCGTTCGAGGATGGGTTCGCCCCGTTGTCCCGGCTCCTACGCCTGAAGCTGAGCCGGCGCACGTGGCCAATCCATCCTCCTCTCAAGAAAGGAGGTGA
- the mce gene encoding methylmalonyl-CoA epimerase, whose protein sequence is MPRLNHVAIVVEDLEAALPFFRDLLGLPLDRVAEVPEEEVRVAFFPMEGGEIELVQPTTSESGVARFLARRGPGLHHICVEVEDLEATLRRLQAAGVQLIHETPLMGREGTRYAFIHPKSAFGVLVELYERSQTGEREAPAEA, encoded by the coding sequence ATGCCCCGACTGAACCACGTGGCCATTGTGGTGGAGGACCTGGAGGCCGCGCTGCCGTTCTTCCGCGATCTCCTGGGATTGCCCCTGGACCGGGTGGCGGAGGTGCCGGAGGAGGAGGTCCGGGTCGCCTTTTTCCCGATGGAAGGCGGCGAAATCGAGCTGGTTCAACCCACGACTTCCGAATCCGGTGTCGCTCGCTTCCTGGCCCGTCGGGGTCCCGGGTTGCACCATATCTGCGTGGAGGTGGAGGATCTGGAAGCCACCCTGAGGCGGCTGCAGGCGGCCGGCGTCCAGCTGATCCACGAAACCCCCCTGATGGGGCGGGAGGGGACCCGGTATGCGTTCATCCATCCGAAGAGCGCCTTTGGGGTGCTGGTGGAGCTTTACGAGCGATCCCAGACAGGGGAACGTGAGGCCCCGGCGGAGGCATAG
- a CDS encoding sugar ABC transporter ATP-binding protein, whose product MASPILILRNVYKAFPGVQALAGVSLDLYPGEVHALVGENGAGKSTLIKIAAGVYAPDSGEILFEGRPVRLEGPRHAAALGIAVIHQEPYLFPTLSVLENLFVGFQPRRGPLGLVDWRTMVRQAEGVFRELGVSLPLDLPAGDLSAAQQQLLQIARALLQDARVLIMDEPTSSLSQREVQTLFEIIRRLRSRGVGILYISHRLEEVFALADRVTVLRDGQWVGTYPIAAVTPETLIARMVGRELTQLFPHTPHPPGDVLLRVHHLCRAGLFKGISFEIRAGEIVGMAGLVGAGRSEVAQAIFGILPPDDGFVEVNGRRITPRAPWEMMAAGIFYIPEDRHRQGIVAPLPVRSNLTLAILQRLTRFGLIDERAERALAQAYRERLRIRVADLEQPVGTLSGGNQQKVVVARGLAIQPRVLILDEPTRGIDVGTKAEIHRLMDELAAQGMGILMVSSELPEILGMSDRILVMRAGRLVGELRRDEATQERIMAMAMGLVPGNGQGDTGMRRGIA is encoded by the coding sequence ATGGCTTCCCCGATCCTGATCCTCCGTAATGTCTACAAGGCGTTTCCCGGCGTGCAGGCGCTGGCTGGAGTCTCGCTGGATCTCTATCCAGGGGAAGTCCACGCCCTGGTCGGCGAGAACGGAGCGGGGAAATCCACGCTGATTAAGATCGCGGCGGGAGTTTATGCCCCGGATTCGGGGGAGATCCTCTTTGAGGGGCGCCCGGTCCGACTGGAAGGCCCACGGCATGCGGCAGCGCTGGGGATTGCGGTGATCCATCAGGAGCCCTATTTGTTTCCCACGCTCTCGGTGCTGGAGAACCTGTTTGTGGGCTTTCAACCGCGCCGCGGGCCGCTGGGTCTGGTGGACTGGCGGACGATGGTCCGGCAGGCGGAGGGGGTATTTCGCGAGCTGGGGGTCTCGCTGCCCCTGGATCTGCCGGCCGGGGATCTCAGTGCAGCCCAGCAGCAACTCCTGCAAATTGCCCGGGCGCTTCTCCAGGACGCTCGTGTGCTGATTATGGATGAGCCCACTTCCTCGCTTTCCCAGCGGGAAGTCCAGACCCTCTTCGAGATCATCCGTCGCCTTCGAAGTCGTGGGGTGGGGATTCTATACATCTCCCATCGCCTTGAAGAGGTTTTCGCGCTGGCCGACCGGGTGACCGTATTACGGGATGGCCAGTGGGTGGGCACCTATCCGATCGCCGCCGTTACGCCAGAGACCCTGATCGCCCGGATGGTTGGACGCGAGCTCACCCAGCTTTTCCCCCACACTCCCCATCCGCCCGGCGACGTCCTGTTGCGGGTTCATCACCTATGCCGTGCAGGTCTCTTCAAGGGGATCTCGTTTGAAATCCGGGCCGGGGAGATCGTGGGGATGGCCGGGCTGGTGGGAGCCGGTCGCTCGGAGGTGGCTCAGGCGATCTTTGGCATTCTGCCTCCCGATGACGGCTTTGTCGAGGTGAACGGACGTCGGATCACACCCCGCGCGCCGTGGGAGATGATGGCCGCCGGCATCTTTTACATCCCGGAAGATCGTCATCGCCAGGGGATTGTGGCACCGCTTCCGGTTCGGTCGAATTTAACGCTCGCTATATTGCAGCGGTTGACCCGTTTCGGCCTGATCGATGAGCGGGCGGAGCGGGCCCTGGCCCAGGCATATCGGGAGCGCTTGCGGATTCGGGTCGCAGACCTGGAGCAGCCGGTGGGCACGCTCTCCGGCGGCAATCAGCAGAAGGTGGTTGTCGCCCGTGGGCTGGCGATCCAGCCCCGGGTGCTGATCCTGGATGAACCGACCCGGGGCATCGATGTGGGGACCAAGGCGGAGATCCATCGCCTGATGGATGAACTGGCCGCCCAGGGGATGGGGATCCTGATGGTTTCCTCGGAGCTGCCGGAGATCCTGGGAATGTCGGATCGCATCCTGGTGATGCGGGCCGGCCGACTGGTGGGCGAGTTACGGCGTGATGAGGCGACTCAGGAGCGGATTATGGCCATGGCAATGGGTCTGGTTCCCGGGAATGGCCAGGGGGATACCGGGATGCGGAGGGGGATCGCGTGA
- a CDS encoding glycosyltransferase family 4 protein, translating into MGEAVVSGERCSVVMIGPFGLRPRGTMRARALPMARALARRGHQVTILLPPWPGPEDAGRSWVEEGVRIHCLPLPQGPFFHLRLAGRMAREILRLRPDVVHGFKPKAYPGLVHWAFWHLRRIGRFRGALVVDTDDWEGPGGWNDRNPYTPWQRRFFAWQERWGMTHADALTVASRALETLAWAMGIPPQRVFYLPNAAWFVGPPRLLPPAPPKVVLYTRFLEFQLDRLIRVMEGLARRSSDLRFLYVGQPLGDEEARFREAVAEAGLMHRIDWEGWVEPTRLPEVLGRGHLALYLMDDDLVNRAKCPMKLIDLLAAGLPVVADAVGQVPEYIRHGETGWLVPPGDVSAMVEAAWRLLQDPSAAWRIGENARQMIAAAHRWEHRLPTLEAAYAEALARAGGRRHAV; encoded by the coding sequence ATGGGCGAGGCCGTCGTGAGCGGCGAGCGCTGTTCGGTTGTGATGATCGGCCCCTTCGGGCTGCGCCCGCGAGGGACGATGCGGGCGCGCGCGCTCCCGATGGCCCGGGCGCTGGCCCGTCGGGGTCACCAGGTGACGATCCTCCTGCCTCCATGGCCAGGCCCGGAGGATGCCGGACGGTCCTGGGTAGAGGAGGGTGTGCGCATCCATTGCCTGCCCCTGCCCCAGGGACCGTTTTTCCATCTCCGGCTCGCCGGGAGGATGGCGCGGGAGATCCTGCGGTTGCGGCCGGACGTGGTGCACGGCTTCAAGCCGAAGGCGTATCCGGGCCTGGTCCACTGGGCGTTCTGGCACCTGCGCCGGATCGGGCGATTCCGGGGGGCGCTGGTGGTGGATACGGATGACTGGGAGGGGCCCGGGGGCTGGAACGATCGCAATCCCTACACGCCATGGCAGCGCCGCTTCTTCGCCTGGCAGGAGCGCTGGGGGATGACCCATGCGGATGCCCTCACCGTCGCCAGCCGGGCCCTGGAGACCCTGGCATGGGCGATGGGGATCCCGCCGCAGCGGGTGTTCTATCTCCCCAACGCCGCTTGGTTCGTCGGCCCGCCGCGCTTGTTGCCCCCGGCTCCTCCCAAAGTGGTGCTTTACACCCGTTTTCTGGAATTCCAGCTTGACCGCCTGATCCGGGTGATGGAGGGCCTCGCCCGGCGCTCCTCCGATTTGCGCTTTCTCTACGTGGGACAGCCGTTGGGGGATGAGGAGGCCCGCTTCCGGGAGGCGGTGGCCGAGGCAGGTCTGATGCACCGCATCGATTGGGAAGGATGGGTGGAGCCCACGCGGCTCCCGGAAGTTCTGGGGCGTGGCCATCTGGCGCTCTACCTGATGGACGATGATCTGGTCAACCGGGCGAAATGTCCGATGAAGCTGATCGATCTGCTGGCGGCCGGCCTGCCCGTGGTCGCCGACGCCGTGGGACAGGTCCCGGAGTATATTCGCCATGGAGAAACCGGGTGGCTGGTGCCGCCAGGGGACGTATCCGCTATGGTGGAAGCGGCGTGGAGGCTTCTGCAGGATCCATCGGCCGCGTGGCGGATCGGGGAGAACGCCCGCCAGATGATTGCCGCAGCCCATCGCTGGGAGCATCGGCTTCCCACGCTGGAAGCCGCCTATGCGGAAGCCCTCGCCCGGGCCGGGGGGCGCCGGCATGCGGTCTGA
- a CDS encoding VanZ family protein produces the protein MILRRRWLVIANAPTAVRWGMTLLWMAVMFFLSAQPHLPQAPEPWLDTLLKKTAHGLEYAILAVLARWTLQAHGVPCADRWAWGWAVLYALTDEAHQAMVPGRHPSGWDVLIDALGAAIGLWVRR, from the coding sequence ATGATCCTGCGCCGTCGATGGCTGGTGATCGCAAATGCTCCGACAGCTGTGCGGTGGGGGATGACCCTGCTCTGGATGGCGGTGATGTTTTTCCTGTCCGCCCAGCCGCATCTGCCGCAGGCACCGGAGCCGTGGCTTGATACATTGCTCAAGAAAACCGCCCATGGGCTGGAGTATGCGATCCTGGCCGTTCTGGCCCGCTGGACCCTTCAGGCCCATGGTGTGCCCTGTGCGGACCGCTGGGCCTGGGGATGGGCAGTGCTTTACGCCCTCACCGATGAGGCTCATCAGGCCATGGTCCCCGGCCGCCACCCCAGCGGGTGGGATGTGCTCATCGATGCCCTGGGGGCGGCGATCGGGTTGTGGGTGAGGAGATAA